The following are encoded in a window of Fusarium falciforme chromosome 11, complete sequence genomic DNA:
- a CDS encoding MFS domain-containing protein → MPYRIEQAEHLETPVDKARRQSVASMAQNATGEIKNPLAGVPKAELLRDVETYAQEHALNEALPYLRKGALVAQNPGDLESLEDLNEEDRKILRDEHEHRWRHPRSLYYTILLNSISAAIQGWDQTGSNGANLSFPQAFDIADTGKACTAAGTCERNSWIVGAINGAPYMAIALFACWLSDPLNDLIGRRGAIFVGAIFSLFAPIGQALAQSWPQILICRILLGIGMGLKEVTVPVFSAENAPTSIRGALVMSWQLFVAFGIMLGFTANLVVVSTGDIAWRLQFGSAFIPAVPLLIGIYFAPESPRWLIKKGRHAKAYRSLLRLRNSPLQAARDLYYIHSQLLAEEVLLKEEGLDKANFFARAVELFTVPRVRRATQASGIIMIAQQMCGINIIAFYSSTIFSQAGASKITALLVSWGFGMTMFAFAFPALYTIDTWGRRVLLIATFPFMFLTLLGTGMSFYIPESSNAHLGLIAFFIFAFVAFYSPGEGPCAFVYSAEVFPLSHREMGMSWAVATNNFWAAVLGLTFPRMLLAFTPAGSFGFYAGLNVVALVAIFLFMPETSKRSLEELDYVFAVPTTVHAKYQLTKVLPWWVKRYVLRQKDAVEPELYHFESIEAYPRGMNRTDDRDEKN, encoded by the exons ATGCCTTATCGCATTGAGCAAGCCGAACA CCTGGAAACCCCCGTCGACAAAGCGCGGCGGCAGAGCGTTGCCAGCATGGCGCAGAATGCTACCGGCGA GATTAAAAACCCACTCGCCGGCGTACCAAAGGCAGAGCTCCTTCGAGACGTCGAAACTTACGCCCAGGAGCATGCATTGAATGAGGCACTGCCATACCTCCGGAAAGGCGCCCTTGTTGCCCAAAACCCCGGTGACCTGGAGTCGCTCGAAGATTTGAATGAAGAAGACCGGAAAATTCTCAGAGACGAGCATGAACACCGATGGAGGCACCCAAGATCGCTCTACTATACTATCCTCTTGAATTCCATTTCCGCTGCCATCCAGGGTTGGGACCAGACGGGTTCAAACGGAGCCAACTTGTCGTTCCCGCAAGCCTTCGACATTGCGGATACTGGCAAGGCTTGCACAGCCGCCGGTACTTGCGAAAGGAATTCTTGGATCGTTGGGGCCATCAATGGCGCGCCGTACATGGCTATCGCCCTTTT TGCTTGCTGGCTCTCCGACCCTCTGAACGATCTCATCGGCCGCCGAGGAGCAATCTTTGTTGGCGCCATCTTCAGCCTGTTCGCCCCCATAGGCCAAGCCCTTGCTCAAAGTTGGCCGCAAATATTGATTTGCAGAATTCTACTTGGCATTGGAATGGGCCTCAAGGAGGTCACAGTTCCCGTCTTCTCAGCCGAGAATGCACCTACCAGCATCCGCGGAGCTTTGGTGATGTCATGGCAGCTCTTTGTTGCTTTCGGTATCATGCTAGGCTTCACCGCAAATCTTGTCGTGGTTAGCACCGGAGACATCGCTTGGAGGCTTCAATTTGGGTCAGCATTTATTCCAGCAGTTCCGCTACTCATTGGAATTTACTTTGCCCCAGAGTCTCCTAGATGGTTGATCAAGAAGGGCAGGCATGCCAAAGCATACAGGTCGCTTCTCCGACTCCGCAACTCACCACTCCAAGCTGCCAGGGATCTGTATTACATTCACTCGCAGTTACTCGCCGAGGAGGTGTTGTTAAAAGAGGAGGGACTTGACAAGGCGAACTTTTTCGCAAGAGCGGTGGAACTGTTCACCGTTCCCCGAGTGCGTCGGGCAACGCAGGCTTCTGGAATCATCATGATTGCCCAGCAGATGTGCGGTA TCAATATCATTGCTTTCTACTCATCGACTATCTTTTCCCAAGCGGGAGCGAGCAAAATTACAGCGCTGCTCGTGTCATGGGGTTTTGGAATG ACAATGTTCGCTTTTGCTTTCCCAGCCCTATACACGATCGACACTTGGGGCCGTCGCGTCCTTCTCATCGCCACATTCCCTTTCATGTTCCTCACTCTGCTCGGGACAGGCATGTCGTTTTATATCCCTGAATCCTCCAATGCTCACCTTGGTCTGATTGCATTTTTCATCTTTGCATTTGTTGCCTTTTACTCCCCCGGAGAAGGTCCCTGTGCGTTTGTCTACTCTGCCGAGGTCTTCCCCCTTTCCCACAGGGAGATGGGCATGTCGTGGGCGGTGGCGACAAATAACTTTTGGGCTGCTGTATTGGGACTTACATTCCCGCGCATGCTGCTCGCATTCACCCCTGCAGGAAGTTTTGGGTTCTATGCAGGATTGAACGTCGTGGCGCTCGTGGCAATCTTCTTGTTTATGCCGGAGACGAGCAAGAGGAGCCTAGAGGAACTCGACTATGTTTTCGCTGTCCCAACAACAGTTCATGCGAAATACCAACTCACAAAGGTTTTGCCGTGGTGGGTCAAGAGATATGTGCTTCGCCAAAAGGATGCAGTCGAACCAGAACTGTATCATTTTGAGAGCATCGAGGCATACCCGAGGGGAATGAATCGCACAGATGACCGGGATGAGAAGAATTAG